A genome region from Stenotrophomonas maltophilia includes the following:
- a CDS encoding metal-dependent hydrolase produces MDSLTQIVLGGAVAAAIAPPGHRRAALLAGAALGTLPDLDALWLGFTATDPVANMVEHRSFSHSLLVLPWVAALIWWLFKRFGNGRVAQSPARWFWAIQLALVTHPVLDAFTVYGTQLWWPLRPHPTVGSSVFIIDPAYTVWLLLGCVLAWFGRARPWVGKVLGASLLVSSAYLGWGLVAKAQVDRAAQQSLAAMGLADAPRFSVPMPFNTLLWRVVAMTPNGYVVGDRSLVADHGPMQFEGHPSNVQALREAQAIPAVQRLQWFNRGFMRAQVVDGRLVLSDLRMGLEPDYTFNFVVAEQVDGQWRPIVPEQVRADYSSPGARADAGRRLAAMWQRIWHEPAAAASGSAHP; encoded by the coding sequence ATGGATTCCCTGACCCAGATCGTACTCGGCGGCGCCGTCGCTGCTGCCATCGCTCCGCCCGGCCATCGCCGTGCGGCCCTGCTGGCCGGTGCCGCGCTCGGCACCCTGCCGGACCTCGACGCGCTGTGGCTCGGCTTCACCGCCACCGACCCGGTGGCGAACATGGTCGAGCACCGCAGTTTCAGCCATTCGTTGCTGGTGCTACCCTGGGTGGCGGCGCTGATCTGGTGGTTGTTCAAGCGCTTTGGCAATGGCAGGGTCGCGCAGTCACCGGCGCGCTGGTTCTGGGCGATCCAGCTGGCGCTGGTGACCCACCCGGTGCTGGATGCGTTCACTGTCTACGGCACCCAGCTGTGGTGGCCGCTGCGGCCGCATCCAACCGTGGGCTCCAGCGTCTTCATCATCGACCCTGCATACACGGTGTGGCTGCTGCTGGGCTGCGTGCTGGCCTGGTTCGGTCGTGCGCGCCCCTGGGTCGGCAAGGTGCTGGGGGCATCACTGCTGGTCAGCAGCGCATACCTGGGCTGGGGTCTGGTGGCCAAGGCGCAGGTCGACCGTGCCGCGCAGCAGAGCCTGGCCGCGATGGGCCTGGCCGATGCGCCGCGCTTCTCGGTGCCGATGCCGTTCAACACGCTGCTGTGGCGGGTGGTGGCGATGACGCCGAACGGCTACGTAGTGGGAGACCGCTCGCTGGTGGCCGATCATGGGCCGATGCAGTTCGAAGGCCATCCCTCCAACGTGCAGGCACTGCGCGAGGCGCAGGCGATTCCCGCGGTACAGCGCCTGCAGTGGTTCAATCGCGGCTTCATGCGTGCGCAGGTCGTTGACGGGCGCTTGGTGCTCAGTGATCTGCGCATGGGCCTGGAGCCGGATTACACCTTCAACTTCGTGGTGGCCGAGCAGGTGGACGGGCAGTGGCGGCCGATCGTGCCCGAACAGGTGCGTGCGGACTACAGCAGCCCGGGAGCACGCGCCGACGCCGGGCGCCGGCTTGCCGCGATGTGGCAGCGCATCTGGCATGAGCCGGCGGCTGCCGCGAGCGGTTCCGCGCACCCGTAG
- the metK gene encoding methionine adenosyltransferase: MSSYLFTSESVSEGHPDKVADQISDAVLDAILTQDQRARVACETMVKTGVAIVAGEITTSAWIDLEALTRKVITDIGYDSSDVGFDGATCGVLNLIGKQSPHIAQGVDRKKPEEMGAGDQGLMFGYATNETDSYMPAAIHLSHRLVEQQAKIRKKKNSPLSWLRPDAKSQVTLRYENGVVSAIDAVVLSTQHAPGIKQKDLIEAVREEIIKPVLPAKWLHKGTKFHINPTGKFEIGGPVGDCGLTGRKIIVDTYGGWARHGGGAFSGKDPSKVDRSAAYAARYVAKNVVAAGLADRCEVQVSYAIGVAEPTSISVTTFGTGKISDDKIEKLIRKHFDLRPYGIIKMLDLVHPMYQQTAAYGHFGRKPKEFSYLNGEGETVNATAFSWEKTDRAAALRADAKLK, translated from the coding sequence ATGTCCAGCTATCTCTTCACCTCCGAGTCGGTCTCCGAAGGCCATCCGGACAAGGTTGCCGACCAGATCTCCGATGCGGTGCTGGACGCGATCCTGACCCAGGACCAGCGCGCCCGCGTGGCCTGCGAGACCATGGTCAAGACCGGTGTTGCCATTGTTGCCGGTGAAATCACCACCAGCGCCTGGATCGACCTGGAAGCGCTGACCCGCAAGGTCATCACGGACATCGGCTACGACAGCTCCGACGTCGGCTTCGACGGCGCCACCTGCGGCGTGCTGAACCTGATCGGCAAGCAGTCGCCGCACATCGCCCAGGGCGTGGATCGCAAGAAGCCGGAAGAAATGGGCGCGGGCGACCAGGGCCTGATGTTCGGCTATGCCACCAACGAGACCGACAGCTACATGCCGGCCGCGATCCACCTGTCGCACCGCCTGGTCGAGCAGCAGGCCAAGATCCGCAAGAAGAAGAACTCGCCGCTGTCGTGGCTGCGTCCGGACGCCAAGAGCCAGGTCACCCTGCGCTATGAAAACGGCGTGGTCTCGGCCATCGACGCCGTGGTGCTGTCGACCCAGCATGCCCCGGGCATCAAGCAGAAGGACCTCATCGAGGCCGTCCGCGAAGAGATCATCAAGCCGGTGCTGCCGGCCAAGTGGCTGCACAAGGGCACCAAGTTCCACATCAACCCGACCGGCAAGTTCGAGATCGGTGGCCCGGTGGGCGACTGCGGCCTGACCGGCCGCAAGATCATCGTCGACACCTACGGCGGCTGGGCCCGTCACGGTGGTGGCGCCTTCTCCGGCAAGGACCCGTCCAAGGTCGACCGTTCGGCTGCCTACGCGGCCCGCTACGTCGCCAAGAACGTGGTTGCCGCCGGCCTGGCCGACCGCTGCGAAGTGCAGGTCTCCTACGCCATCGGCGTGGCTGAGCCGACCTCGATCTCGGTCACCACCTTCGGCACCGGCAAGATCAGCGACGACAAGATCGAGAAGCTGATCCGCAAGCACTTCGACCTGCGCCCGTACGGCATCATCAAGATGCTCGACCTGGTGCACCCGATGTACCAGCAGACCGCGGCCTACGGCCACTTCGGCCGCAAGCCGAAGGAATTCAGCTACCTCAACGGCGAAGGCGAGACCGTCAACGCCACGGCCTTCTCCTGGGAGAAGACCGACCGCGCCGCCGCCCTGCGCGCCGACGCGAAGCTGAAGTAA
- a CDS encoding acyl-CoA thioesterase produces MSTELKTHQLSMTVLMSPEMANFSGKVHGGAILRLLDQVAYACASRYAGSYVVTLSVDQVMFRQPIAVGELVTFLASVNYTGTSSMEIGIKVVAEDILKRSVRHANSCFFTMVAVDEEGRPTPVPPLQPATSDEKRRQAAAQIRRQLRQEMEQRHLELLASNPPSPEE; encoded by the coding sequence ATGTCGACCGAACTGAAAACCCACCAGCTGTCCATGACCGTGCTGATGTCGCCGGAGATGGCCAATTTCTCCGGCAAGGTCCACGGCGGCGCCATCCTGCGCCTGCTCGACCAGGTGGCCTACGCCTGTGCCAGCCGCTATGCCGGCAGCTACGTGGTCACCCTGTCGGTGGACCAGGTGATGTTCCGCCAGCCGATCGCGGTGGGCGAGCTGGTCACCTTCCTGGCCTCGGTGAACTACACGGGCACCTCGTCGATGGAGATCGGCATCAAGGTGGTGGCCGAGGACATCCTCAAGCGCAGCGTGCGCCATGCCAACAGCTGCTTCTTCACGATGGTGGCGGTGGACGAGGAAGGCCGGCCGACGCCGGTACCGCCCCTGCAGCCGGCCACCTCCGACGAGAAGCGCCGCCAGGCCGCCGCGCAGATCCGCCGCCAGCTGCGCCAGGAAATGGAACAGCGCCATCTGGAACTGCTGGCGTCGAACCCGCCTTCGCCGGAGGAATGA
- a CDS encoding lysophospholipid acyltransferase family protein yields MQELEQRLQQRFPDWFHGRRGQLARPLLRSVGRWSRLDQIEAFLQRSAGLRGFGFVAAGLEFIDGQYQVDPAALAKIPATGRLLIVANHPSGALDALALLDAVGRIRRDVRIVANDLLGAIAPLQDLLLPVRILGGKAQRGSLHAVEEALAAEQCVIVFPAGEVSRLSLRGIRDGRWQRGFVRFARAAGAPVLPVRVEARNSALFYGASTLFKPAGTALLAREMFTRRGRPLRLCIGEPMQLGKGGDPGAQLLAVRRALYALGRNGAAGDAAAVAGPEPLASPVPPSQVAAGIAAATQLGQTADGKQILLATCSADSPLLLELGRLRELTFRQVGEGTGRSRDLDDYDPRYEHIVIWDAAAQRIAGAYRIMRGAQALARHGLFGLYSASLFRYSDDAITHIAEGLELGRSFVVPDYWGSRSLDYLWQGIGAYLQCRPGIRYLFGAVSISAALPRDAREQLVAYYQRYYSGTAGLAESNRPFQYFAAPPSFGELDAGAAFDVLKANLAALGTGVPTLYRQYTDLCEPGGARFLAFGVDPDFSDSIDGLIEVDLCAIRPNKRKRYLRDAGTPA; encoded by the coding sequence ATGCAGGAACTTGAACAGCGTCTCCAGCAACGCTTTCCCGATTGGTTCCATGGCCGTCGTGGCCAGCTGGCGCGGCCATTGCTGCGCAGCGTCGGGCGCTGGTCGCGGTTGGACCAGATCGAAGCTTTCCTGCAGCGCAGTGCAGGATTGCGCGGATTCGGCTTCGTTGCTGCCGGGCTGGAGTTCATCGATGGCCAGTACCAGGTGGATCCGGCCGCGCTGGCGAAGATCCCGGCCACGGGCCGCCTGCTGATTGTTGCCAATCATCCGTCCGGGGCGCTGGATGCACTGGCGCTGCTGGACGCGGTCGGCCGCATCCGCCGCGATGTTCGGATCGTGGCCAACGACCTGCTGGGAGCCATCGCGCCGCTGCAGGATCTGCTGCTGCCGGTGCGCATCCTTGGCGGCAAGGCCCAGCGTGGCAGCCTGCACGCCGTGGAGGAGGCGCTGGCGGCCGAGCAGTGCGTGATCGTATTCCCGGCTGGCGAGGTCTCACGCCTCTCGCTGCGCGGCATCCGCGACGGTCGCTGGCAGCGGGGGTTCGTGCGCTTTGCCCGCGCCGCCGGTGCGCCGGTGCTGCCGGTGCGGGTGGAGGCGCGCAACTCGGCGCTGTTCTATGGCGCCTCGACCCTGTTCAAGCCGGCCGGTACCGCGCTGCTGGCGCGCGAGATGTTCACCCGCCGTGGCCGTCCGCTGCGCCTGTGCATCGGTGAGCCGATGCAGCTGGGCAAGGGCGGTGACCCGGGCGCGCAGCTGTTGGCCGTGCGCCGCGCGCTGTATGCGCTGGGCCGTAATGGGGCGGCGGGCGATGCCGCTGCTGTTGCAGGTCCGGAGCCGCTGGCGTCGCCGGTACCACCTTCGCAGGTTGCCGCCGGCATTGCCGCAGCCACCCAGCTGGGCCAGACCGCTGACGGCAAGCAGATCCTGCTGGCGACCTGCAGCGCCGATTCACCGCTGCTGCTGGAACTGGGCCGCCTGCGCGAGCTGACCTTCCGCCAGGTAGGCGAGGGCACAGGGCGCAGCCGCGACCTGGACGATTACGATCCGCGGTACGAACACATCGTGATCTGGGACGCAGCCGCGCAGCGCATCGCCGGCGCCTACCGGATCATGCGCGGCGCCCAGGCACTGGCCCGGCACGGCCTGTTCGGGCTCTACAGCGCATCGTTGTTCCGCTATTCCGACGACGCCATCACCCACATCGCCGAAGGCCTGGAACTGGGCCGCAGCTTCGTGGTGCCCGATTACTGGGGCAGCCGCAGCCTGGACTACCTATGGCAGGGCATCGGCGCCTACCTGCAGTGCCGGCCCGGCATCCGCTACCTGTTCGGTGCGGTGTCGATCAGTGCGGCGCTGCCGCGCGATGCGCGCGAGCAGCTGGTGGCGTACTACCAGCGCTACTACAGTGGCACCGCCGGTCTGGCCGAGTCGAACCGGCCGTTCCAGTACTTCGCCGCGCCGCCGAGTTTCGGCGAACTGGATGCCGGTGCTGCGTTCGATGTACTGAAAGCCAACCTGGCTGCACTCGGCACCGGCGTGCCCACGCTGTACCGCCAGTACACCGATCTGTGCGAACCGGGGGGCGCACGCTTCCTCGCCTTTGGCGTGGATCCGGACTTCAGCGATTCGATCGATGGCCTGATCGAAGTGGACCTGTGCGCGATCCGGCCGAACAAGCGCAAACGCTACCTGCGCGACGCGGGGACGCCGGCATGA
- a CDS encoding S9 family peptidase, which translates to MSMHARRTRRWTGLVLSMGLLAVAPLAWAAASQPATAQAQGVNGYELPSAALQAVVDAPRAPSLFLSPRRDVAAMMQMPSLPSIQVVAQPELKLAGLRINPRTFSDSRFSFGEKLWLMNVADGKERQISGLPATLSIASVMWSPDQKWLAFNQVDAASGANELWLVDVAGSSARRLVAGLNTVIGSGYQWLPDSRGLVVFTRPANLGAAPAADGIPTGPAVQQTSQGGGVVSIRTYQDLLKNEADARQFDYYATTQPMEVTLDGKTRAIGAAGIFMGFSVSPDGRFVLRQPVQRPYSYVVPVDSFPRRIEVIDRASGKLVHTVAVRPLVEGLPTGNDAEVTGVRDIRWRGDADATLVWAEAQDGGDPNKEAKVRDAVLMQAAPFDKPPLTLAQLGSRLASISWGRGDLALLTESWWKTRKTRTWLIAPDNASAEPRLLWDRDAQDRYADPGRALLASDERGRSLLQTSPDGSSLYLAGAGASPEGDRPFVDRFDIASGKATRLFHSQAPSYSLPVALLDDQGSSLLLSRESPDEPANFYVQSLADASTAPRALTHFAHPLPQLKGVQKEQIRYKRKDGVDLTATLLLPPGYDPKRDGPRPLLMWAYPGEFKSAAAASQVTDSPYRFNAVSYWGPQAFLAKGYVVLASPSMPIIGEGDKEPNDTYIEQLVANAQAAVDEVVRRGVTDRERIAIGGHSYGAFMTANLLAHTRLFKAGIARSGAYNRTLTPFGFQAEERNYWQAQDVYQKMAPFNYADKIKDPILFIHGVDDNNSGTFPIQSERMFAAVKGLGGTARLVMLPNESHAYRARESIMTMLAESERWLEQTIGPAEQGTAKKKR; encoded by the coding sequence ATGAGCATGCACGCGCGCCGCACACGGCGCTGGACCGGCCTGGTCCTGTCGATGGGGCTGCTGGCGGTGGCCCCGCTGGCCTGGGCGGCCGCCTCGCAGCCAGCTACGGCGCAGGCGCAGGGCGTCAATGGCTACGAACTGCCATCGGCCGCACTGCAGGCGGTGGTCGACGCCCCGCGCGCGCCGTCGCTGTTCCTGTCGCCGCGCCGCGACGTGGCCGCGATGATGCAGATGCCGTCGCTGCCGTCGATCCAGGTGGTGGCGCAGCCGGAACTGAAGCTGGCCGGCCTGCGCATCAACCCGCGCACGTTCTCCGACAGCCGCTTCAGCTTCGGCGAGAAGCTGTGGCTGATGAACGTGGCCGATGGCAAGGAACGGCAGATCAGTGGCCTGCCGGCCACGCTGTCGATCGCCAGTGTGATGTGGTCGCCGGACCAGAAGTGGCTGGCCTTCAACCAGGTCGACGCCGCCAGCGGGGCCAATGAACTGTGGCTGGTGGATGTGGCCGGTAGCAGTGCGCGCCGCCTGGTCGCCGGCCTGAACACGGTGATCGGCAGCGGCTACCAGTGGCTGCCGGACAGCCGCGGACTGGTGGTGTTCACCCGCCCGGCCAACCTGGGCGCGGCGCCGGCCGCCGACGGCATCCCGACCGGCCCGGCCGTGCAGCAGACCAGCCAGGGCGGCGGCGTGGTGTCGATCCGCACCTACCAGGACCTGCTGAAGAACGAGGCCGACGCGCGTCAGTTCGATTACTACGCCACCACCCAGCCGATGGAAGTCACTCTGGATGGCAAGACCCGCGCGATCGGCGCAGCCGGCATCTTCATGGGCTTCTCGGTGTCGCCGGATGGCCGCTTCGTGCTGCGCCAGCCGGTGCAGCGCCCGTACTCCTACGTGGTGCCGGTGGACAGCTTCCCGCGCCGCATTGAAGTGATCGACCGTGCCAGCGGCAAGCTGGTGCACACCGTGGCCGTGCGCCCGCTGGTGGAAGGCCTGCCAACCGGCAACGATGCCGAAGTAACCGGCGTGCGTGACATCCGCTGGCGCGGCGATGCCGATGCCACCCTGGTCTGGGCTGAAGCGCAGGACGGCGGCGACCCGAACAAGGAGGCCAAGGTGCGCGATGCGGTGCTGATGCAGGCCGCGCCGTTCGACAAGCCGCCGTTGACCCTGGCCCAGCTCGGCAGCCGCCTGGCCAGCATCAGCTGGGGCCGTGGCGACCTGGCCCTGCTGACCGAATCGTGGTGGAAGACCCGCAAGACCAGGACCTGGCTGATCGCCCCGGACAACGCCAGCGCCGAACCGCGCCTGCTGTGGGACCGCGATGCGCAGGACCGCTATGCCGACCCGGGTCGGGCGCTGCTGGCCAGCGACGAGCGCGGCCGCTCGCTGCTGCAGACCAGCCCGGATGGCAGCAGCCTGTACCTGGCCGGTGCCGGTGCTTCGCCGGAGGGTGACCGCCCGTTCGTCGACCGCTTCGACATTGCCAGTGGCAAGGCCACCCGCCTGTTCCACTCGCAGGCGCCGAGCTACTCGCTGCCGGTGGCGCTGCTGGACGACCAGGGCAGCTCGCTGCTGCTGAGCCGTGAGAGCCCGGACGAGCCGGCCAATTTCTACGTGCAGTCGCTGGCCGATGCCAGCACCGCGCCGCGCGCACTGACCCATTTCGCCCATCCGCTGCCGCAGCTGAAGGGCGTGCAGAAGGAGCAGATCCGCTACAAGCGCAAGGACGGCGTCGACCTGACCGCGACCCTGCTGCTGCCTCCGGGTTACGACCCCAAGCGCGACGGGCCGCGGCCGCTGCTGATGTGGGCCTACCCGGGCGAGTTCAAGAGCGCGGCCGCGGCCAGCCAGGTGACCGATTCGCCGTATCGCTTCAACGCGGTCAGCTATTGGGGCCCGCAGGCGTTCCTGGCCAAGGGCTACGTGGTGCTGGCCAGCCCGTCGATGCCGATCATCGGCGAGGGCGACAAGGAGCCGAACGACACCTACATCGAACAGCTGGTGGCCAATGCACAGGCGGCGGTGGATGAAGTGGTGCGCCGTGGCGTGACCGATCGCGAGCGCATCGCCATCGGTGGCCATTCCTACGGTGCGTTCATGACCGCCAACCTGCTGGCGCACACGCGCCTGTTCAAGGCCGGCATCGCGCGCAGTGGCGCCTACAACCGCACGCTCACTCCGTTCGGTTTCCAGGCCGAGGAACGCAACTACTGGCAGGCGCAGGATGTCTACCAGAAGATGGCCCCGTTCAACTACGCCGACAAGATCAAGGATCCGATCCTTTTCATCCACGGCGTGGACGACAACAACTCCGGCACCTTCCCGATCCAGAGCGAGCGCATGTTTGCCGCGGTGAAGGGCCTGGGTGGCACCGCGCGGCTGGTGATGCTGCCCAACGAATCGCACGCCTACCGCGCACGCGAATCGATCATGACGATGCTGGCCGAAAGCGAGCGCTGGCTGGAGCAGACCATCGGCCCGGCCGAGCAGGGCACGGCTAAGAAGAAGCGCTGA
- the ppc gene encoding phosphoenolpyruvate carboxylase, with product MNEYRSSIEFASPDLPLRDDVRRLGALVGDLLVEQVSAAFLDDVEDVRTRAIARRENQAPLSELAEGLAGRTPQQAETMVRAFSTYFQVVNIAERVHRIRRRRDYQRAGTAGAQPDGLQDALQHLKAQGVGLDELAQWLPRIDIEPVFTAHPTEAVRRALLEKEQLMVASLVDNLDGQRTPGEAAADAARFRMALTASWQTTDSSPVRPTVDDEREHVGFYLVQVLYRVIPVLYESLQQALRDTYGEELPLPRLLRFGTWVGGDMDGNPNVDAHTIRNTLDAQRQAVLGRYQKELLQLASLLSQSTERVGVSDALQARVTHYQQLLPQVQSRPRHADMPYRLLNDRMRARLQATLDDGEGNYAGPDELIEDLQLILDSLRANRGEHAGGFAVQRLLWRVKTFGFHLARLDVRQESSVHARALAAVLGGEEAWQALDAVGRARLLGPHASGEAALPNGGDEGNQRLDAVFAALADARARHGGDALGSYIISMAHDRSDVLAVLALARRGGLVEESGAVPLDIAPLFETVDDLKRGTATLRDLLADPIYRAHLQARDEVQMVMLGYSDSSKDGGIAASRWGLQRAQVELLEVAAEAGIRLTFFHGRGGSISRGGGKTTHAVDASPRGSIDGRLRVTEQGEVIHRKYGIRALALRSLEQATGAVLRASLRPRAAEPREDEWRPVMDVVAAASSEVYRGFVGQAGFMDYFRTATPIDVIERMTLGSRPSRRLGQDAALGNLRAIPWVFAWSQARAVIPGWYGVGSGLQAAVDAGHEQTLRDMARDWPFFRTFLDDIAMVLSKGDITIAEQFSLLSGELHGRFFPQVQRELELTRHWLLALMDQKTLLDHDARLALSIRLRNPYVDPISVLQVDLLQRWRASGREDDDLLRALVACVNGVSQGVQNTG from the coding sequence ATGAACGAGTACCGCAGCAGCATCGAATTCGCTTCCCCCGATCTTCCCCTTCGCGATGACGTGCGCCGGCTTGGCGCGCTGGTCGGTGACCTGTTGGTCGAACAGGTGTCGGCCGCGTTTCTTGATGACGTCGAGGACGTGCGCACCCGCGCCATCGCCCGCCGCGAGAACCAGGCGCCGCTGTCCGAACTGGCGGAAGGCCTGGCCGGGCGCACTCCTCAGCAGGCCGAGACCATGGTGCGTGCATTCAGCACCTACTTCCAGGTGGTCAACATCGCCGAGCGCGTGCATCGCATCCGCCGCCGCCGCGACTACCAGCGTGCCGGTACCGCAGGGGCACAGCCCGATGGCCTGCAGGATGCGCTGCAGCACCTGAAGGCGCAGGGCGTGGGACTGGACGAGCTGGCGCAATGGTTGCCGCGCATCGACATCGAACCGGTGTTCACCGCGCACCCGACCGAAGCGGTGCGCCGCGCGCTGCTGGAGAAAGAGCAGTTGATGGTGGCCAGCCTGGTCGACAACCTCGACGGCCAGCGCACGCCGGGTGAGGCCGCCGCCGATGCCGCGCGCTTCCGCATGGCGCTGACCGCCTCGTGGCAGACCACTGATTCCTCGCCGGTGCGGCCCACCGTCGACGACGAACGCGAGCACGTCGGGTTCTATCTGGTGCAGGTGCTGTACCGGGTGATCCCGGTGCTGTACGAATCGCTGCAGCAGGCGCTGCGCGATACCTATGGGGAAGAACTGCCGTTGCCGCGCCTGCTGCGTTTCGGTACGTGGGTGGGCGGCGACATGGACGGCAATCCGAATGTGGATGCCCACACCATCCGCAACACGCTGGATGCGCAGCGGCAGGCCGTGCTGGGGCGCTACCAGAAGGAACTGCTGCAGCTGGCCAGCCTGCTCAGCCAGTCCACCGAGCGGGTGGGTGTCAGTGATGCGCTGCAGGCACGCGTGACGCATTACCAGCAGCTGCTGCCGCAGGTGCAGTCGCGGCCACGCCATGCCGACATGCCGTACCGCCTGCTCAACGACCGCATGCGCGCGCGCCTTCAGGCCACGCTGGATGATGGCGAAGGCAACTACGCTGGCCCGGACGAGCTGATCGAGGATCTGCAGCTGATCCTCGACAGCTTGCGTGCGAACCGTGGCGAACATGCCGGCGGCTTCGCCGTGCAGCGCCTGCTGTGGCGGGTGAAGACCTTCGGCTTCCATCTGGCACGGCTGGATGTGCGCCAGGAGTCGAGCGTGCATGCGCGCGCGCTTGCCGCCGTGCTGGGCGGCGAGGAGGCCTGGCAGGCGCTGGATGCGGTGGGCCGTGCGCGGCTGCTGGGCCCGCATGCCAGCGGTGAAGCGGCATTGCCCAACGGCGGCGACGAGGGCAACCAGCGGCTGGATGCGGTGTTCGCCGCACTGGCCGATGCCCGTGCGCGGCATGGTGGGGACGCATTGGGCAGCTACATCATCTCGATGGCACACGACCGCAGCGATGTATTGGCCGTGCTTGCGCTGGCACGCCGTGGCGGCCTGGTGGAAGAGAGTGGGGCGGTGCCGTTGGACATCGCCCCACTGTTCGAGACCGTGGATGACCTCAAGCGCGGCACCGCGACCCTGCGTGACCTGCTGGCCGACCCGATCTATCGCGCGCACCTGCAAGCACGCGACGAAGTGCAGATGGTGATGCTGGGCTATTCGGACAGCAGCAAGGATGGTGGCATTGCCGCTTCGCGCTGGGGCCTGCAGCGTGCGCAGGTGGAACTGCTGGAGGTGGCGGCCGAAGCTGGCATCCGATTGACCTTCTTCCATGGCCGTGGCGGCTCGATCAGCCGTGGTGGTGGCAAGACCACGCACGCGGTCGATGCATCGCCGCGCGGCAGCATCGATGGTCGCCTGCGGGTGACCGAACAGGGCGAGGTGATCCACCGCAAGTACGGTATCCGTGCGCTGGCCCTGCGCTCGCTGGAACAGGCCACCGGTGCAGTGCTGCGCGCCAGCCTTCGCCCGCGTGCCGCCGAGCCGCGCGAGGATGAGTGGCGACCGGTGATGGACGTGGTGGCTGCGGCCAGCAGCGAGGTCTACCGTGGCTTCGTCGGCCAGGCCGGCTTCATGGACTACTTCCGCACCGCCACGCCGATTGATGTGATCGAGCGGATGACACTGGGCTCGCGGCCGTCGCGCCGGCTCGGCCAGGACGCGGCGCTGGGCAACCTGCGCGCGATTCCCTGGGTATTTGCCTGGAGCCAGGCGCGCGCGGTCATCCCCGGCTGGTACGGCGTGGGCAGTGGCCTGCAGGCGGCGGTTGATGCCGGCCACGAACAGACCCTGCGCGATATGGCGCGTGACTGGCCGTTCTTCCGCACGTTCCTGGACGACATCGCGATGGTGCTGTCCAAGGGTGATATCACCATTGCCGAGCAGTTCTCGCTGTTGTCGGGTGAACTGCACGGGCGCTTCTTCCCGCAGGTGCAGCGCGAACTGGAACTCACCCGGCACTGGCTGCTGGCGTTGATGGACCAGAAGACGCTGCTGGACCACGATGCGCGATTGGCGCTGTCGATCCGCCTGCGCAATCCCTACGTCGATCCGATCAGCGTGTTGCAGGTGGACCTGCTGCAACGTTGGCGGGCCAGCGGGCGCGAAGACGATGACCTGCTGCGCGCGCTGGTGGCGTGCGTGAACGGCGTTTCGCAGGGCGTGCAGAACACGGGGTGA
- a CDS encoding UDP-2,3-diacylglucosamine diphosphatase has product MSTLANLSPHRRAVFVSDVHLGSRHCHATELARFLSQLRCERLYLVGDIIDLWWMAHRRANWRQSHSEVIQALHALRRAGTEIIYIPGNHDASLRQVCGLMLPAMQVRRRAIHVTADGRRLLVAHGDEYDGVTHFGGLQEKFGDWLYYRILTGNQALNAVRRQLGMRYWSLSEFLKKRSGAAERYIERFVQAGLDDVRRRGLDGIVCGHIHRAALVERDGLVYANDGDWVESLTALAEDHDGALRLLDHNGQTLVALPGARLSQAA; this is encoded by the coding sequence ATGAGCACGCTGGCGAACCTGTCGCCACACCGGCGCGCAGTGTTCGTCTCCGACGTGCACCTGGGGTCACGTCATTGCCATGCCACCGAGCTGGCAAGGTTCCTCTCGCAGCTGCGCTGCGAACGGCTGTACCTGGTCGGCGACATCATCGACCTGTGGTGGATGGCACATCGCCGTGCCAACTGGCGGCAGTCGCACAGCGAAGTCATCCAGGCCCTGCACGCGCTGCGCCGCGCAGGCACCGAGATCATCTACATCCCCGGCAACCACGATGCCTCGCTGCGCCAGGTGTGCGGACTGATGCTGCCGGCGATGCAGGTGCGCCGCCGCGCCATCCACGTGACCGCCGATGGCCGCCGGCTGCTGGTCGCGCACGGTGACGAGTACGACGGCGTGACCCACTTCGGTGGCCTGCAGGAAAAGTTCGGTGATTGGCTGTACTACCGCATCCTTACCGGCAACCAGGCATTGAACGCGGTGCGCCGCCAGCTTGGCATGCGCTACTGGTCGCTGTCGGAGTTCCTGAAGAAGCGCAGTGGGGCGGCCGAGCGCTACATCGAGCGTTTCGTGCAGGCCGGCCTGGACGACGTGCGCCGGCGCGGCCTGGACGGCATCGTCTGCGGGCATATCCACCGCGCTGCGCTGGTGGAACGCGATGGCCTGGTCTACGCGAACGACGGCGACTGGGTGGAAAGCCTGACCGCGCTGGCCGAAGACCACGACGGCGCGCTGCGCCTGCTGGACCACAACGGCCAGACGCTGGTGGCGTTGCCGGGCGCACGCCTGTCGCAGGCGGCGTAA